The following is a genomic window from Colletotrichum lupini chromosome 5, complete sequence.
GGGGTACCTTGCCTACGCTCTTCTTAGGTACGTGGCTTGGCACCGGCCATGTCTCGTTTCTTCCCCTTAGATCGCGGCGCCAATCTTTTGGTTCGCACTTGTCTGCGCAGTGTGTGTctgactacctacctacctacctatcaCGCTATATCATTCACAGAGAGGCGGTCTGGAAAGTATGTAAAAGACGCCGTTCATCCTTCTGAGACACACTTTCACGCACACCCAGACTCACCCACATATGCCCAACCGAGACATCCCAAGCAATGACACGCGGAAACTAGCAGACGCGTCGTGGtaagtatactaaagtaACATTTCACTGTCCGTGGTTTCCAGTACTCTCTCCAGGTATCATTCGGTAGTTCCCTTTCTTCAGCTCGTGACCTGTTGAAGGCCAATCCATTCTGCCCTTCAACCTAATGAATGCTACTACTCGAGGTATCCAAATGTAAATATGCTACCGCCTCATAATGATGCTCCTCCCATAGACCCATgatacacacacacacacacacacacacaatcTCACTGCCGCGCCCTATCCGCCTCCCGCGCCGCCTGTTCCTCCTCGAGAATCTCCCTGCCGCGCGCCGCAGACTCCCCCTCGGCCTTGATGCCCTTCTTGCGCTGCCGCTCCTCGTACATGTCGCGGCTCCTCATGATGCGCTGCACAATCGTCCCCGCGTTGACGCTCGCAAATTCGTGCTCGCCCACCGCCCGCATGATGCCCATCTCCTTGGGCGCCgtgtacgggtcgtacgtcaGCGGCATAAAGGCCGTCGGGCCGTGGTACACGGCGTCCGGCGTGCCCCACGGCAGAGACGTGAGGTAGGCCTTTGTCGGGGAGAATGGAGCGCCGAAGACGACGGCGTTGACGTACTGCAATGCTAGTCGTTAGCACATCGCTACTTGAACAGTCATGCTCGAAGCCGTCCATCATGGCTGTTGAAGGACCTACCCTGCACTGCAACACGCAGAGACCGCGCTCGTAAATGTTCATGATGGGATAGTTGATGCCCTTCCAGTGGTTAATCTCCTCGTCGGAATGAATACCCGCCACGACGTACGCAGGCGGATAATCGCCGCCCTTGCTGACGCGCTCGTTGACGGCCTGCTCCGAATACCACCCTTCCCCGCGCGCCAGctcctcctcggcctcgacAACCCGGCGGAGGAACTCAATGTGCCCGCTGGAAAACAAATCGAAACCGCCGTCGACATAGACGACGCGTTGACCGATCTGCGGCCCCTTTCCCGGCAAGAACCGCGAGAACACACCCTTCTCCTCGACCGTGGCCTCGGCCTTTGCTTCCCCCGACGCAGCCCAGAACCACACCTCGACGCCGGGATTCTTCCCCGTCTCGTCGGTAGCGTACAGCTTCATCCGCTCCGTCAGggcctcggcctcggcctTGATCTCGTCCCGGGAGGCGGCACCCTGGCCCTGACCCTCGTCACCGGACAAGAGATTCTCCAGGGATTTGATAAAATGCGTCTTTGTGCAGAGGAGCATGCGGCCGACGAGGTCGGTGGTGGAGATGCTGGGCGTGCGCTTGACGACCTTGAAGCGGCCAGCCTCCTTGACGAAGCGGTAGCAGTCGTAGCCGTCAGCGTCCGAGGTGATGTCGTCGCCGTGGACGACGTACTTGCAGCCGTAGTGGCTGATCCAGTCGAGCTGCGTCACGTAGGGGGCCTGGCCGATGGATTTTGTGACCCAGCGGCAAGCGTCGACAGCAGCCAGACTTTTGCGAATGTTAGTAAAGTGCTGCGAAGCAGAGTAGAGAGATGTACCGCTCTTGGAGGGTCATGACTGTTGGGCCCTTGTTCTCGAGAATGGACTCATCAGAGTGGACGCCGATGTAGAGCTCGCTGCCTAGTTGGCGGGCCTGCACGATGGCTCCAGCATGGCCTGTGATGATCAGTCTTTGAAGCTGTGAGGTATGCGTGACAGTAGACTTACCGTGGTGGAAAAAGTCGAAGCAGCCATCGATCCAGATGCGCTCCTCCAGAATCTCAGGGGCTGGCTCGCCGGGTGGGTATTCAGGGTCGGAGTTGAGCATGATGGCTTGATGATGTGGGAGTTGAAGGGGACCCAATGTATCGCTGATTCTTCAGGATCTCAGGGATCTTAAGACTGCTAGGTAATGAATGCACAGAAAAGTCTTGTGATAATGAGCTGCTGGTGTTGCGTCAACAAAGTTTCACCGACTGGGCGAATTTCACATGAGGTTTGATTGAGCCTTGAAGGACGGCATGTCAATGGCTCAGTTCGCGATGTCCCGCTCCCCGTAGCGGCGCCGTGTGATTGGCGAGGTTCCAGCGCCACTGCGATAGCCGAGACCCACCAGAGCTTTCCAGCGGCCGGACCGGCCACGCAACGGCGCTCACGGGGCTTTTATTCTGGTGAATCAGGTCCCAGGTCCACTGTAAGCTCCCCGCCAGCCCTCGAGGTTCACATGTTTGGCTGTCGTGTTGCCCGCTGTCATTCATCCCGTCCCAACGGTTCTTCCCCTGTTCCCATCtacgtacctaccttactgcACGTACCTCGTAGCACCAACAAAAACATCAGATGGACGGATTGGCACGTGTTTCTGACAAACGTTTGGATAAACGCTTCTGCCGCAGCACCTGATAACGTAAGGTATTGTCGTGAAGCCTCCCTTTAATCAATGGATTCCTGCCCATCTCTACCCAGAACCATCTTCTAGGCGCCTTGATCATGCAACAATGCGCAAAAAAATGCGCCCTAGAAGCTATGGTCAGGGAGGGCAGGATGTCCACCCAGACCTGACAATTCTCACTGATGACTCTGGCTGGTCCAGCCATCTACCAATACTGGCAAGATGCCATAGATGAGCCTCAATCGACTATTCATTGTCTCCATCGAAGTTGATCAAATGAGCCAGGAACAACAACAAAAACGTGGTTGGGTCTCATCCGCTGCCAGGAACCCGGGCCATTACAGGCGCCCACGTGCAATAAGTGATGCATCCATTGGTCACCGCCAGGGATTACCATCTTTCACCACCCGCAACTTCCCAGTCCCCCGGATGCCAGTTTTCTTCGGACGACATCTCGAATCTGAGTCTGGCGAGTCACCGGTACTCCATCTAGGCAATCTGCCCCGGCATGGCGCGTCAATGGTCCATGAAGAAATGACTGGGGTCTTGGAGCGGGGATCGTCGGTCTTCTCCATCTCGGTGCTATTTATCCAGAGCTCTCTCCCTCCCCGCATGCGTCGCTGCGATGTAGCTCTCTCCAGCTCCAGCCCTCTTGCTCATTCTCTCGACAAGCACCTCCGCCAAGATGAAGGGCCTCGTGCTGTCTTCCGTCCTCGCTCTCGCACCTctcgccctcgccgcctGGCCAGAGGCCGAGGGAAAGGACATCAAGTACACGTCTGTTCCTGGGTACTTTTTGCAGGACGACAACAGCACTGATCCGACCGGCTTCGACTATGTACGTTTTGCCCGCCTTGGGAAACATTCCGATGCGAACCTGTTACTAACGAACCTGCCATAGGCCGCGGTCAACTTTGGTCTCATCAACCGGACGTACCCAACGGACAGGCACTTCGACCCCGAGGGCGTCAAGACCCAATGGCAGCGTTTCGACCACTGGGTCCAGTACCTGAACTCTGGCTGCCGCAAGAGCGACAGCGTTCAGTACAAGCTGCTCTTCATGGGCCGCCATGGTGAGGGCTGGCACAACGCCGCCGAGTCATTCTACGGCACTCCCGCCTGGAACGTGAGAACATGCCGCCCAGCACCACCGAAAACCAAGGGGCTACCGCAGCTAACGCGACCACAGTGCTACTGGGCCGAGCAAGACGGCAACGCCACCGCACGCTGGGCCGATCCCCTCCTGACCCCGGCCGGCGCAAACGAAGCTCTCAAGGCAAACGCCTACTTCAAGGACCGCTACGCGACCCAGAAGATGCCCTACTTCGAGTCCTACTACACCAGCCCCCTGATCCGCTGCGGCTACACCGCCAATATCACCTTTGGCGACATCCCCATCCCCGCGGACGAGCACCCCTTCATCCCCGTCGTCAAGGAAGGCTTCCGCGAGGGCATGACGGTACACACCTGCAACTGGCGCTCCAACAAGACCTACATCGCCTCGACCTTTTCGTCTTTCGAATTCGAGCCCGGGTTCGCGGAATACGACCCCCTCTGGCGCCGCAACGAGAGCGAGACGAGCGACGCCCAGGACGCGCGGTCGAAGGCCGTGCTGGACGACGTCTTCCGCACCGACGACAAGACGTGGTTGAGCATCACCAGCCACTCGGGCGAGATCACCAAGCTCCTGAAGGCGCTGGATCACCGCGCTTTCCGGCTGTCGACGGGCCAGATCATTCCCGTGTTTGTGAAAGCCGAGGTCGTGGCGCCGGTGCCGGTGCCGACGTTTGCGGCGCATGAGCCGTATTCCACGTGTACGAGCCCGCCTGTGACGAGTATTGCTGGACAGGGGTGTGTTTGCGCGACGACGGCTTCGTCGGGGCTGCTCCCGGCGGCTACGCTTATGGCGGCGTGAGGATTCCACGGGACGGTTTCTTCGCGTGGTAGCTTGTGAAACATAGAACCCCGGTAGTCGTAATGTAATGACGATTGTGAATAACAGAGACCGCGACGAGCTCGTTCGATTGCGCCTCGAAGGAGCCGCCACCAGGTTTCCCATCTGAAGCGGGCTTGTGATAGCGTAGAACCATGTTCGAAGCAGCCACCAGCTTTTGGCTCATCCAAAGCGGATGAACTCCCGGTTGAAGTTTGCGGGAGCGCATGGTGCGGGAGAGCGGCTGATCAACGTTGAGCTCATCTTTTCCATTCCGTCTCATCTAACCCGGCTGCGGGTCCAAATCTGTATCCGTGCGTGATGAGTGCTCCCTAGCGTGGCCCTCTCGGATTGTGACATTGATCTCTCTTTCTTGAACGAAGAAGATGGCGTTTTCTTCTGACTACCTAGCTAAGGTAGCCATCCGGATAACAAGCCCAACCGCGTGGGTGAAATGGTGCGGGTGGTGGGATTCAAGGATGGTATGGTCCTTGGCCGGGAGTCCGCTCACCACGTGGGACTCGAGCTTCTGGAATGTTTCAGGGTCTACGCGGGGAGACCAAGCTGCCTAGGTCTGGGACTGAGACTGATAGGAAGGCCCGGAGGCTTCcgggaggagaaggaggaggaggagaaggatcAAGGGAGGGCATGTGCTGCGTTGTGTGTGTGCCGTGCTCCTGTTGTCGAGTCTGCGCTTTGGGCGCTGGGCGGTGGTAGACTCTGCTATTTAGAAGCAACGGCTCGGTGTCTGTGGGCGCTCGGGAGCAGATGATCTGCTTGACCCCGGGGAGATTGACCAATCGGCAACATTATCGTGCTTGATATTTATTGTAAAGTAATTGGTATGTATTGCGGATGATGAATGTTGTTGTTCTCGCTGCTCACGGGTGTTGCGGATAATGGATAGTCGGGCAAGGGGGGTTGAAGAGAGAGGGGGAGAAGTTTCACGATGGAATcagacttatttagtacctcGGTGAAGGAGCGCCGGGAAATGGAGCAGAACCACCTGGATAGGAAAGCTTCCATGCGTTCGTGGTTAGCACGGCTGAGGAATATTTCGGTAAGCTGACCCTAGAACAGTTCTCGTGCAGCCATGCCCTTTTCCCGAAGCCATTTCGTTGTCGAGTATCTGTGTCGCCCAATTGAATGTGGCTTGCAGATACTTTTGCTCCGGTGTGCAACTCGGACGTGATGTGATGATGAGGTATCAAG
Proteins encoded in this region:
- a CDS encoding phosphoglycerate mutase, translating into MRKKMRPRSYGQGGQDMSLNRLFIVSIEVDQMSQEQQQKRGWVSSAARNPGHYRRPRAISDASIGHRQGLPSFTTRNFPVPRMPVFFGRHLESESGESPVLHLGNLPRHGASMVHEEMTGVLERGSSVFSISLSPAPALLLILSTSTSAKMKGLVLSSVLALAPLALAAWPEAEGKDIKYTSVPGYFLQDDNSTDPTGFDYAAVNFGLINRTYPTDRHFDPEGVKTQWQRFDHWVQYLNSGCRKSDSVQYKLLFMGRHGEGWHNAAESFYGTPAWNCYWAEQDGNATARWADPLLTPAGANEALKANAYFKDRYATQKMPYFESYYTSPLIRCGYTANITFGDIPIPADEHPFIPVVKEGFREGMTVHTCNWRSNKTYIASTFSSFEFEPGFAEYDPLWRRNESETSDAQDARSKAVLDDVFRTDDKTWLSITSHSGEITKLLKALDHRAFRLSTGQIIPVFVKAEVVAPVPVPTFAAHEPYSTWVCLRDDGFVGAAPGGYAYGGNPGSRNVMTIVNNRDRDELVRLRLEGAATSHQLLAHPKRMNSRLKFAGAHGAGERLINVELIFSIPVALSDCSHPDNKPNRVGEMVRVVGFKDGMVLGRESAHHVGLELLECFRVYAGRPSCLGLGLRLIGRPGGFREEKEEEEKDQGRACAALCVCRAPVVESALWALGGDDLLDPGEIDQSATLSCLIFISGKGG
- a CDS encoding cytidylyltransferase gives rise to the protein MLNSDPEYPPGEPAPEILEERIWIDGCFDFFHHGHAGAIVQARQLGSELYIGVHSDESILENKGPTVMTLQERLAAVDACRWVTKSIGQAPYVTQLDWISHYGCKYVVHGDDITSDADGYDCYRFVKEAGRFKVVKRTPSISTTDLVGRMLLCTKTHFIKSLENLLSGDEGQGQGAASRDEIKAEAEALTERMKLYATDETGKNPGVEVWFWAASGEAKAEATVEEKGVFSRFLPGKGPQIGQRVVYVDGGFDLFSSGHIEFLRRVVEAEEELARGEGWYSEQAVNERVSKGGDYPPAYVVAGIHSDEEINHWKGINYPIMNIYERGLCVLQCRYVNAVVFGAPFSPTKAYLTSLPWGTPDAVYHGPTAFMPLTYDPYTAPKEMGIMRAVGEHEFASVNAGTIVQRIMRSRDMYEERQRKKGIKAEGESAARGREILEEEQAAREADRARQ